In one Populus nigra chromosome 12, ddPopNigr1.1, whole genome shotgun sequence genomic region, the following are encoded:
- the LOC133669603 gene encoding uncharacterized protein LOC133669603 has protein sequence METSSFLLKQLPCGNCLSLPRLPRYVAISSPQFLAHKSHFHSVSTFQQSLTIWNSSSNGSTKPKTPTKKRRSLNRRKSSSSTFIDITKPYTTGSCGISTSNIHAPAPASAKQVVVEKQEKKMSVRTLKENGDPLGRKDLGKSVVKWISQAMRAMAREFASAEAQGEFTELRQRMGPGLTFVIQAQPYLNAVPMPLGLEAICLKACTHYPTLFDHFQRELREVLQDLKRKGLVQDWQKTESWNLLKELANSAQHRAIARKATQSKPLQGVLGMNLEKVKAIQGRINEYTNQMSELLRIERDAELEFTQEELNAVPTLDESSDSSKPIEFLVSHGQGQQELCDTICNLYAVSTSTGLGGMHLVLFRVEGNHRLPPTNLSPGEMVCVRICDRRGAGATSCLQGFVNNLGEDGCSISVALESRHGDPTFSKLSGKSVRIDRIHGLADAVTYERNCEALMLLQKKGLHKKNPSIAVVATLFGDKEDVAWLEENDLASWDEADFDEHLGKPFDDSQRRAITLGLNKKRPFLIIQGPPGTGKSGLLKELIALAVGKGERVLVTAPTNAAVDNMVEKLSNIGLNIVRVGNPARISSAVASKSLGDIVNSKLAAFRTEFERKKSDLRKDLSHCLKDDSLAAGIRQLLKQLGKTLKKKEKETVREVLSSAQVVLATNTGAADPLIRRLDAFDLVVMDEAGQAIEPSCWIPILQGKRCILAGDQCQLAPVILSRKALEGGLGVSLLERASTLHEGVLATKLTTQYRMNDAIASWASKEMYSGSLKSSSTVASHLLVDSPFVKPTWITQCPLLLLDTRMPYGSLSGGCEEHLDPAGTGSFYNEGEADIVVQHVSSLIFSGVRPTAIAVQSPYVAQVQLLRERLDELPEADGVEIATIDSFQGREADAVIISMVRSNTLGAVGFLGDSKRTNVAITRARKHVAVVCDSSTICHNTFLARLLRHIRYFGRVKHAEPGSFGGSGFDMNPMLPSIS, from the exons atggaaacaaGCAGCTTTTTATTGAAGCAGCTTCCATGTGGGAATTGCTTGAGCCTACCTCGGCTTCCTCGTTATGTAGCCATTTCTTCTCCACAATTCCTTGCTCATAAATCCCATTTCCATTCTGTTTCAACTTTCCAACAATCACTTACCATTTGGAACAGCAGCAGTAATGGTTCTACGAAGCCCAAAACCccaacaaaaaagagaagatcGCTCAATAGACgcaaaagcagcagcagcacatTTATTGATATCACCAAACCATATACAACAGGCTCTTGTGGTATCAGCACTAGCAATATCCATGCTCCTGCGCCTGCTTCTGCTAAGCAAGTTGTGGTGgaaaagcaagaaaagaaaatgagtgTGCGCACGCTTAAGGAGAATGGAGACCCACTGGGGCGTAAAGATCTTGGAAAGAGTGTCGTGAAATGGATTTCTCAGGCAATGAGAGCAATGGCTAGAGAGTTTGCTTCAGCCGAGGCGCAAGGGGAGTTTACGGAATTGAGACAGAGAATGGGGCCTGGCTTGACATTTGTTATACAAGCACAGCCTTACCTTAATGCTGTTCCTATGCCTCTCGGTCTCGAAGCTATTTGCTTGAAGGCCTGCACTCATTATCCCACGCTATTTGATCATTTCCAGAGAGAGTTGAGGGAGGTTCTTCAAGACTTGAAGCGTAAAGGGTTGGTTCAAGATTGGCAAAAGACTGAGTCTTGGAATTTGCTCAAGGAGCTTGCCAATTcag CTCAGCATAGAGCAATTGCGAGGAAGGCTACTCAATCAAAGCCTCTCCAAGGGGTTTTAGGGATGAACTTGGAGAAGGTTAAGGCTATACAGGGCAGAATTAATGAGTACACAAATCAAATGTCAGAATTGCTTCGTATAGAGAGGGATGCTGAATTGGAGTTTACGCAAGAAGAACTGAATGCCGTTCCTACACTTGATGAAAGTTCTGATTCATCTAAACCCATTGAATTCTTGGTTAGCCATGGCCAGGGTCAGCAAGAGCTCTGTGACACCATCTGCAACCTGTATGCTGTTAGCACATCTACAG GATTAGGAGGAATGCACTTGGTACTGTTTCGAGTTGAAGGAAATCATCGATTGCCTCCGACAAACCTTTCGCCAGGAGAAATGGTTTGTGTGAGAATATGTGATAGGAGGGGTGCCGGTGCAACTTCTTGCTTACAGGGATTTGTGAACAACCTTGGGGAAGATGGCTGCAGCATTAGTGTGGCTTTAGAATCTCGTCATGGTGATCCTACCTTCTCTAAGCTCTCCGGCAAGAGTGTGCGCATTGATCGTATTCATGGATTGGCTGATGCTGTCACATATGAG CGCAATTGTGAGGCCCTGATGCTGCTTCAGAAGAAGGGTCTGCACAAGAAAAATCCTTCAATTGCTGTTGTGGCTACATTATTTGGTGATAAGGAAGATGTTGCTTGGTTGGAGGAGAATGATTTGGCAAGTTGGGATGAAGCAGACTTTGATGAACATTTGGGGAAACCTTTTGATGATTCCCAGCGAAGAGCAATTACCCTGGGGTTGAACAAGAAACGACCATTTTTGATAATCCAGGGGCCTCCTGGTACTGGGAAGTCAGGCTTGCTTAAGGAACTTATTGCACTTGCTGTTGGGAAAGGTGAAAGGGTGCTGGTGACAGCACCTACGAATGCAGCTGTTGACAATATGGTTGAGAAGCTATCAAATATTGGGTTGAACATTGTGCGGGTTGGTAATCCAGCACGTATTTCTTCAGCAGTTGCATCAAAGTCTCTGGGTGATATAGTGAATTCTAAGCTTGCAGCATTCCGAACAGAGTTTGAAAGAAAGAAGTCTGATTTAAGAAAAGACCTGAGTCATTGTCTAAAGGATGATTCTTTAGCTGCTGGTATACGCCAGCTTTTGAAACAGCTTGGAAAGACactgaagaaaaaggagaaagagaCTGTGAGGGAGGTGCTCTCGAGTGCACAGGTAGTGCTTGCCACTAACACTGGAGCAGCGGATCCATTGATTCGAAGGCTGGATGCTTTTGACCTTGTTGTTATGGATGAAGCAGGGCAGGCAATTGAACCTTCTTGCTGGATTCCTATATTGCAGGGCAAACGTTGTATTCTTGCTGGGGATCAATGCCAACTTGCACCAGTGATCCTATCCAGAAAAGCCTTGGAGGGCGGCCTTGGAGTCTCTCTCTTGGAAAGAGCTTCCACTTTGCATGAAGGGGTCCTTGCAACCAAGTTAACAACACAATATCGTATGAATGATGCAATTGCCAGTTGGGCCTCAAAGGAGATGTACAGTGGATCACTGAAGTCGTCTTCAACTGTCGCTTCACATCTTCTTGTAGATTCTCCATTTGTTAAg CCCACTTGGATCACACAATGCCCATTGCTGTTGCTTGATACAAGAATGCCATATGGAAGTTTGTCAGGGGGCTGTGAGGAGCATTTAGACCCAGCTGGAACAGGCTCATTTTATAATGAAGGCGAAGCAGATATTGTTGTGCAGCATGTgtcctctttaattttttcag GTGTTAGACCAACAGCTATTGCGGTGCAATCACCATATGTTGCTCAGGTACAACTCTTGAGGGAGAGGCTAGATGAACTTCCAGAGGCGGATGGTGTAGAGATTGCAACTATTGATAGCTTTCAAGGCCGAGAGGCTGATGCAGTAATTATATCAATG
- the LOC133669860 gene encoding uncharacterized protein LOC133669860, producing MTMKLFDAHCHLQDPRILNKTPQLIATALDTGVVRFAVNGVSEKDWNLVKEMGESYPSVIPCFGLHPWFIEERTPNWFNTLKELFQITPSAAVGEIGLDKGSHGKKIDFNDQVQVFRRQLELAKELNRPVSVHCVHAFGDLLEIMKSTGPFPAGVILHSFLGSAEMVPDFAKLGAYFSFSGFLMSMKKEKATKMLKVVSSDRILLETDAPDALPNGKFGSLFLVDGGIFHPEGENSSSNADSLHDGDSHPSKDASALPRETPNHPANIHNVLSYVAAFLDITKQELAELSYANAVRLFSYEGSKVLEK from the exons ATGACCATGAAACTATTTGATGCACACTGTCACCTGCAAGACCCAAGAATCCTTAACAAGACACCTCAACTCATTGCCACTGCCCTTGATACTGGCGTAGTCCGTTTTGCTGTCAATGGGGTTTCTGAG aaagacTGGAACTTGGTTAAAGAGATGGGTGAGAGCTATCCGTCTGTGATCCCATGCTTTGGTCTCCACCCCTG GTTTATTGAGGAGAGGACTCCTAATTGGTTCAACACACTTAAAGAGCTCTTTCAGATCACACCCTCTGCTGCTGTTGGAGAG ATTGGTTTGGACAAGGGTTCACATGGAAAGAAGATTGATTTCAATGATCAG GTTCAAGTATTCCGGAGACAGCTTGAACTTGCAAAAGAGTTGAATAGACCAGTATCTGTCCATTGTGTTCATGCTTTTGGTGATCTTCTTGAGATAATGAA GAGTACAGGACCTTTCCCGGCTGGTGTCATTCTCCATTCTTTCCTTGGTTCTGCTGAGATGGTTCCTGATTTTGCCAAGCTTGGTGCTTACTTTTCGTTTTCTGGTTTTCTCATGTCCATGAAAAAAGAGAAGGCAACAAAAATGCTGAAAGTG GTATCTTCTGATAGGATTTTGTTGGAAACAGATGCACCTGATGCCCTGCCAAATGGAAAGTTTGGTTCCCTGTTTCTGGTTGATGGAGGTATTTTTCATCCTGAAGGAGAAAATTCTTCTTCAAATGCTGACAGTCTCCATGATGGTGATTCCCATCCTTCAAAAGATGCATCGGCATTGCCAAGAGAAACACCTAATCATCCTGCAAATATACACAAT GTCTTAAGTTACGTTGCAGCCTTCCTGGACATCACCAAACAAGAACTTGCAGAACTGAGCTATGCAAATGCAGTACGGTTGTTCTCTTATGAAGGTTCCAAGGtattagaaaaatag
- the LOC133669858 gene encoding BTB/POZ domain-containing protein At5g17580-like — protein sequence MASRDVSSWLSKSPSPSEVQLHVHGMPFSVDKDLLSARSAKIAALLKENPPEKLAFLLRDIPADPETFELVARFCHGYELILSTENVIPLISLAYYLEMTESHSDNNLLDKTLAFFEDKVLPSWNETIKALRSSSSIIQQVLHSGLVDACLESLIYKALADPRLLGEPMKNSTCNEDSEDEEVFKPNARRKLFSPDWKSEDLTTLSLQLYNPLIQAMNQHGVPPEYVAASLCQYVKKWANAGENETIYKRGVIEAVERLLPPEKGILPCTLLFEMLRLAICLECSNDCRSGFEIRIGKQLDQAEVKDLLIPSQGYSKEIQYDIECVRRILKHFYANYSSTDVSGIISVAELIEEFLMEVASDIDLRIDTFVSLAEMSLAASLGTQRNSDGIYRAINIYLDKHRYLTELEREEVCRVLDCQKMSPEACEHAAKNERLPVRFVVQVLFVAQLQLRDTITKEVQVFDDKLRREVVEDEENEVKMGFDEEEVRVEMEKMSIKVMELERECCIMRKEIEHGCTHQKSKKGKVSMWREMKRKLGCVSSTHDCNCQVKKKKKKY from the exons ATGGCCAGTAGAGATGTATCATCTTG GTTGTCCAAGTCTCCATCCCCATCAGAAGTTCAGCTCCATGTACATGGCATGCCTTTCAGTGTAGACAAA GATCTTCTGTCAGCAAGATCAGCCAAAATAGCTGCCCTGCTTAAAGAAAACCCCCCAGAAAAGCTGGCTTTTCTTCTCCGAGATATTCCTGCTGATCCAGAAACTTTTGAACTTGTTGCTAGATTCTGCCATGGGTATGAACTGATTTTGTCCACAGAGAATGTAATACCACTGATTTCTCTTGCTTACTACTTGGAGATGACTGAAAGTCACAGCGACAATAATCTGCTGGACAAGACTCTTGctttttttgaagataaagtCCTTCCTAGCTGGAATGAAACTATCAAGGCTCTTCGGTCCTCGAGCAGTATCATTCAACAAGTACTGCATTCAGGTTTGGTTGATGCATGTTTAGAATCACTCATTTACAAAGCATTGGCCGATCCCCGGCTTCTTGGAGAACCAATGAAGAATTCAACATGCAATGAGGATAGTGAGGATGAGGAGGTCTTTAAACCAAATGCGAGACGAAAACTTTTTTCTCCTGATTGGAAATCAGAGGATTTGACTACACTGTCCCTCCAGTTATATAATCCCCTCATACAAGCAATGAATCAGCATGGAGTCCCACCAGAATATGTGGCAGCATCTCTTTGTCAATATGTAAAGAAGTGGGCCAATGCAGGAGAGAATGAGACAATTTACAAGAGGGGAGTGATTGAAGCAGTGGAAAGGCTTCTGCCTCCTGAAAAAGGAATTCTTCCTTGCACGTTGTTGTTTGAAATGCTCAGGCTTGCGATTTGTCTGGAATGCAGCAATGATTGTAGAAGTGGATTTGAGATTAGGATCGGGAAGCAATTAGACCAGGCAGAAGTGAAAGACCTCTTAATACCGTCTCAAGGTTATTCCAAGGAAATCCAATATGATATTGAGTGTGTGAGgaggattttgaaacatttctATGCCAACTACAGCAGCACTGATGTTTCTGGTATAATCTCGGTGGCAGAACTCATTGAAGAATTTTTGATGGAGGTTGCGAGTGACATAGATTTGAGGATAGACACGTTTGTTTCTTTAGCTGAGATGTCATTGGCAGCATCATTAGGAACTCAGAGAAATTCCGATGGAATATACAGGGCCATCAACATTTACCTGGACAAGCATAGATATTTGACAGAGCTGGAAAGAGAGGAGGTATGTAGGGTGTTAGATTGCCAAAAAATGTCACCTGAAGCCTGTGAACATGCAGCGAAGAACGAAAGGTTGCCAGTTAGGTTTGTGGTGCAGGTGTTGTTTGTGGCGCAGTTGCAGTTGCGAGACACAATCACAAAGGAGGTGCAGGTTTTTGATGATAAATTGAGAAGAGAGGTGGTGGAGGATGAGGAGAATGAAGTGAAGATGGGTTTTGACGAGGAAGAGGTGAGGGTTGAAATGGAGAAAATGAGCATCAAAGTGATGGAGCTCGAGAGAGAGTGCTGCATAATGAGGAAAGAAATAGAACATGGTTGCACCCATCAGAAATCAAAAAAGGGCAAAGTTAGCATGTGGAGAGAAATGAAGAGAAAATTGGGGTGTGTGAGTAGCACTCATGATTGTAACTGCCAagtcaagaagaagaagaagaaatactGA
- the LOC133669859 gene encoding non-specific phospholipase C4-like yields the protein MVADQSSSTSTATPSPIKTVVVLVQENRSFDHMLGWLKTINPEINGATGSESNPISSSDSNSTLVFFGDQAAYVDPDPGHSIQDIYEQVFGVPWTEASLSDDNKPPPKMNGFAQNAERLQKGMAQTVMNGFKPDAVPVYKELAENFAICDRWFASVPASTQPNRLYVHSATSHGATSNNRQLLIEGYPQKTIFESLDESGFTFGIYYQYPPATLFYRNLRKLKYLTKFHQFDLHFKKHCEEGKLPNYVVIEQRFFDLLSIPANDDHPSHDVSEGQKFVKKVYEALRASPQWNEILFIIIYDEHGGFYDHVPTPVNGVPSPDDIVGPAPYNFKFDRLGVRVPAFLISPWIEPGRVLHAPSGPYPTSEFEHSSIAATVKKIFNLKEFLTKRDAWAGTFEGILTRTSPRVDCPVTLVEPVKLREGAAKEDAKLSEFQEELVEMAAVLNGDLKKDIYPQQLVDGLNVSDGAKYVEKAFKRFCDECDKAKKNGVDDSEIICLEKPATTHRASKSFVQKLFSCLVCDNN from the exons atggtAGCTGATCAGAGCTCTAGTACCAGCACTGCCACACCTTCCCCCATCAAAACGGTGGTCGTTCTGGTCCAAGAAAACCGTTCATTTGACCACATGTTAGGGTGGCTAAAGACTATAAACCCAGAAATCAATGGAGCCACGGGTTCTGAATCCAACCCCATCTCCAGCTCCGACTCAAACTCAACTCTCGTATTCTTTGGTGACCAAGCTGCCTACGTTGACCCTGACCCTGGCCACTCGATCCAAGACATTTACGAACAAGTTTTCGGGGTTCCATGGACCGAAGCCTCACTCTCTGATGACAACAAACCGCCTCCAAAAATGAATGGTTTTGCACAGAATGCAGAGAGATTGCAGAAGGGCATGGCTCAGACTGTCATGAATGGTTTCAAACCGGACGCAGTTCCAGTCTACAAGGAGTTGGCTGAGAATTTTGCTATTTGTGACCGTTGGTTTGCTTCCGTTCCTGCATCAACACAACCCAACAGGCTTTATGTGCATTCTGCGACGTCTCATGGAGCTACCAGCAACAACAGACAGTTGCTGATTGAAGGTTACCCTCAAAAGACCATATTTGAGTCCCTGGATGAGTCTGGTTTTACCTTTGGGATTTATTATCAGTATCCCCCAGCTACTCTCTTTTACAG GAACCTTCGAAAGTTGAAATACCTGACAAAGTTTCACCAGTTTGATCTGCACTTTAAGAAGCACTGTGAAGAAGGGAAGCTACCAAACTATGTTGTCATCGAACAGagattttttgatcttttatcgATTCCTGCAAATGACGATCACCCATCTCATGATGTCTCAGAAGGTCAGAAATTCGTGAAAAAAGTATACGAGGCACTAAGAGCTAGTCCTCAATGGAATGAAATCTTATTTATAATCATATATGATGAACATGGTGGTTTCTATGATCACGTTCCAACTCCTGTAAATGGTGTCCCTAGCCCTGACGACATTGTTGGTCCTGCGCCATATAACTTCAAGTTTGATCGTCTTGGTGTTAGAGTTCCTGCATTTCTTATATCTCCCTGGATTGAGCCTGGAAGAG TGTTACATGCGCCTTCGGGACCATACCCTACATCGGAGTTTGAGCATTCTTCCATTGCAGCAACTGTTAAGAAGATCTTTAATCTGAAAGAGTTCCTAACCAAGCGCGATGCTTGGGCAGGCACTTTTGAGGGCATTTTGACTAGAACTAGTCCGAGAGTGGATTGTCCAG TTACGTTGGTTGAACCTGTGAAATTGCGTGAGGGTGCTGCAAAAGAAGACGCAAAACTTAGTGAATTCCAAGAAGAACTGGTGGAAATGGCAGCTGTATTGAATGGAGATCTTAAGAAGGATATTTATCCTCAGCAACTTGTGGATGGCTTGAATGTATCGGATGGCGCAAAGTATGTCGAGAAAGCATTCAAGAGGTTTTGTGATGAATGTGACAAGGCAAAGAAAAATGGAGTGGATGACTCTGAGATCATATGCTTAGAAAAACCAGCAACAACACACAGAGCATCCAAATCCTTCGTTCAAAAGCTATTTTCTTGCTTGGTTTGTGATAATAATTGA